TAGTAGTTAGGCAAGATCGCTACGAAGTTGACGAGGAAAAACGCGTCATCTTTCTGAAGGATTGGGAAATGAAGATGCCCTTTGAAGGTTAAGGTGGTTTGGCGCACAAGGTAGACTGGAGATTCGCGTGATGGGCAACAACTTTTACGCTTGTATTCCAGTCGACGTTGGCAGAACCACCGCAAAGAAAAGCGTAAGCCGATGAAGGACTCTCTCGTCGTCCACGGTTTGAGGAGAGAGATTCAAGTTGAAAAGCCTAAGGGCGACAGGATTGCGTCAATTGACCTTGGCGTAAACGCGTTGGCTACTGTCGTTGTTGAGAACGTACTGTTCTCTTTTATAGGGGTTCCGTAGTGAAGAGCAATTACTTTTACTTTGAGAAAAAGATCGCCGAACTAGACAAGTTGAAGAGTGAGACAGAAAAGGTTCAAGAACAAGAAGCTGTGGAAGAGGTGTTGAGGGAAAGGGAAAGAATTTTCTCGAGGCTTTACCGTAGGCTTCTTCATTACTACAGAACTTTAGCATCTCACTTGGCTAAGTCCTTATGGGATCTTGGAGTCTCCACAGTTTACTTGGGCTGTCCTTACTTCATTCCTAGGATAAGGGTAACAAGCTCACTTCAAATTTGGTCTTTTCGCAAGTTGGCGCATTAGCGAACAAACTCCACGAGTACGGCATAAAGACGTACCTAGTGATTGAGTACAATACCTCGCGTTTCTGCGCTTACCATAACGCAAATGTAACGAGAAGGCCTAGGGGAGTCGTAAACTGTCCTCTTGGCCATAAGCTTCACAGCGAGGTTAACGGAGCGTTAAACATTGTGAAACTAGGAGTTAAGAAGATTGTTAACGCGTTGAAGAAGCCTTTTTCCTTTCTCTTCACATCACGGAGTATCTCCCTTAAAGGGGAGTAACGCCTTAGACCTCAGCGGAACCCTCGCAGGGCGAGGAGTGGGTCAGATCCTAGAGTACCTTTAGCCCAGATCCGGTTAGCACTAGCACGCTGTCCTTCCCCATGTCCTTCATGTAGGCAGCTAGCGTCGTCGCGGAGCTGTACTCCACCAATACCCCTCTCCTCGCCAACTCCTTCCACGCTGAGGCTATCTCGTCCTCCGTTACAACTACGCAGTCGCCGTACTTCCTCACCACCTCCTCCATCTCCCTCAAGAGGAAAGGATTTGTGGAGACCAAGGCGTCGGCTAGCGATGTCACTTCCTTTGGTGGTACGTAGTTAAGCCCCTTGACCTTAGCGCATAGAGGCATCACCTGCTCGGTCTGGACTGCTACTAGCTTGGGTACTTCCCTCATAACGCCGCTCTCTACCATGTGCTTGAACCCCTCGTACACCCCTAGGAGCAGAGTCCCTGCTGAAGTGGGCAGGTAGACGGTCTTTACGGAGCCTAAGTCCCTAGCTATTTCGTAGGCCAGAGACCTAATCCCGTCCCTAAACTGAGGCTGGAGCACGTGGGACGCGTAATAGTGGCTAGAGGTCTCGGCAGCCCTCGCCACGTCCTCCCTAGTACCCTCGATCCTTACCACTTTTGCCCCGTAGCTTTCTATTTGCTTCAGCTTCCCCGCCTTGGCGTTCTTGGGCACGTAGATGTTCACTTCCATCCCCGCGGCAGCTCCGTAAGCTGCAATTGACGCCCCAGCGTTGCCAGAGGAGTCCTCAGAGATGCTCTTTACGCCTTTCTGCTTTAAGTAGGAGATCAAGGTGACGGAGCCCCTATCCTTATACGACCCAGTGGGGTTCAAGAAGTCCATCTTCAACGCTATATCTCCCCACCTTATGGTGGGAGTGTTGAACTCCCCAAGCGTTACCCACTCCTTAATGTATGGGAAGTTCCTTCTCAAGTCACTGGAGAAGGGGAACTCCACCTCCACCTTGAAGGGCCCGCCGCACCTCTTACACCTCACCTCGAGCCCTTCCCTTTCCTTTCCACACCTCATGCACACCTCTCTAAACATTTTAACCACAGTTCTCTACTTATCACTATGAGTTTAAACTACTTATTTAGACCTTCCTCAATAGCTGTAGTTGGCGCTTCAAGGAACAGGGAGAAGATAGGGAACATAATTACAAGGAACCTTCTTGCCTCCTTCAGGGGAAAGATCTACCCGGTGAACAACAAGGCCGAGAAGGTCGAGAACCTCCAAGCGTATAAGTCCCTAAAGGAGATTCCAGGGGACGTTGACCTCGCCATAATCTCGGTGCCTAGGGACTACGTAGTCCAAGTTATGGAGGACGCAGTGGAGAAACAGGTGAAGGCAGCAATTGTGATCACCGCGGGTTTCAAGGAGGTTGGAGAGGAGGGGGCAAAACTAGAAGAACAGCTCGTCTCCATTGCGAAGAAGGGAGGGATAAGGTTCCTCGGCCCCAACACTATGGGCATTATTTCCCCTGACTACAATGGCACCTTTGCCTACGCCAACATAACGAGGGGGAACATAGCCCTCGTAGTGCAGAGCGGAGGAGTAGGGGCTTACATGCTTGACTGGGCCCAGAGGACTAGAACTGGAATAAGCTTCCTTGTAAGCATGGGTAATCAAGCTGACGTGAAGGAGTACGAGGTCATAGAGTACCTCTCCAGGGATCCGGAGACTAGGGCGATATTCGTCTACTTGGAGGGGGTATCAGATGGGGAGAAGTTCCTTGACGTATTGCCTGAGGCTACTCAGAGGAAACCAGTGATCTTCATCAAGGGTGGAGCGACGTCAAAGGGAGCAGAGGCTGTGAAGACTCACACTGGAAGCCTCGCTGGGTCGTATGAGGTATTTAGAGCTGCTATTAGAACTGTTGGGGGAATATTTGTCGAGGACCTTGGAGACTTCCTGAACTTGAGCAGGCTGGTGACATCCTCAGAGCCAATAAACGAGGACGTCTTAGTCATTACAAACTCCGGTGGCCACGGAGTCCTCACTTCAGACGCAATAGTGAGGAACAATTTGAGCATGGTTGAGCTTCCAGAGAGGATTAAGGACGAGCTTAGGAAAGTCCTGCCTCCCACAAGCCTTCCGAAGAACCCGCTTGACCTGTCAGGGGACGCCGGGAGAGACAGGTACATGGAGGCGTTAAAGATAGTCCAAGACCTAGACTGCACAAAGCTCGTCATAGTGCAGTCGCTTCCAGTGGTGAGCGACAGCGAGGTAGCAAAGGTGCTCTTGAACTTCAAGGGGAAAGGCATAGTCGCAGTGACCATGGGGGTGGACGAAGATTCGGCAATGAGGATACTGGAGTCTGCCTCCATCCCTGCCTTCAACATGCCGGAGAACGCAATTAAGGCGATAAGGTACTACACGACCAAGCCCATTGTCAGGAAGAAGATAAGAGTAGCTCAGCCAATAAACTCCGCCCTTGAACTAGTGAAGGGCAAGCAGTACCTAAGGGACTACGAGGCGCTGCAGCTAATGGAGATCTACGGAATAAGAACGCCAAAGTGGGGAATTGCCCAGAGTGAGGAAGAGGCGCAGAGGATAGCAGACAACATAGGCTATCCCGTCGTAATGAAGATCTCCGCAGACACTCCAGTACATAAGACGGAAATGAAGGGAGTGGTGATGAACGTGGAGAAAGAGCAGGCAAAGCAGGTGTACAAGGAGCTCTCCAAGATCACGAAGAGGGTCTTGATCCAAGAGCAACTGACAGGGCTCGAAGTGTTCGTTGGAGGAATTAAGGATCCTGTATTCGGCCACTCGGTAGTAGTGGGAAGCGGTGGGATCTACGTTGAGGTGCTCAAAAACGTAGGACATGCCATAGCCCCCGTCTACGAAGACGAGGCCCTCGAGATACTGAAGGAGAGCAAGGTTCACGACATGTTAACTGCCAGAAAGAGGAACTACGACGAGGGGTCCCTAATAAGGACTATAGTGTCTGTGTCAAGGCTAATAGTAGACTTAAACGTGAAAGAGATGGACATAAATCCCTTGATAGTAAACGAGAGAGGGGCATTTGCCGTAGACGTCAGAATAGTTTTCTGAGGAGTTTTTCGCAAGTGAACATTTTTAGGAACGTTATAAGGCCTTCCCTCTGTTCTATCAATTTCGTCGATATGTTCTGAACGTCCCTCCAAGTACTGGCTGGACGGTCACGGAGGAGGGCACTGCAAAAATTACCTTAAGAAAATTGACCTACTCTAACTGCCCCCAGTTCGCACGCTCTAAAGCTCATGGACTTTCAACAAGTTGCACTGATACAAAGTTGACCACAGCATTCTATTGACGCGTCCCCTTAGAGGGCTAGCCTTCCAAACTTCGTCCTAAGGAAAATCCCCACCACTAGGAAGAACACGGCAAACCCCAATATTACAGGAACAACTGGCCTCCAAGGAGCGAAGTTATCCAAGTACTCCGCCAAGATGACTGTCATCACGAAGAAGATACCTAGCGACCCTACCAAGAGTACCCACGTGGAAGCCCTATACGGCTTGCTGTCCTCTTGAATTTCCTTCTCCTGTACAGTCTCCTTCTTCTCTTGGTTTATCTCGGACATAAAACCAGATATATCTTTTGGTCCTTTTAAGATTTTTCCAAAACAAGTTTTAACCATTTTTTAATACTTTGTTTATTTCCTCGAAAAGCTCTTTGTCCCTCTCCTGGAGAGCCCTCAGGGAAGGCGGGTAGAGCCTCTTCTCCTTCACTCCTCTTACCACTGACCTCAACCACGCGTCGTACACCTTCCCAGTCCCGTTTTTGTAGTAGAACTCCTTCATCTTTTCAATGACAGTGTCCTCGTCGTACTTCTTTACGTTTACCAAGTACCGCGACGCTACGTAGAGGATGAACCTCTTCCTCCCGTCCTGGAGCCCCCTCTCCAAGACCTTCTCTATCCAGCTGTAGTCCTTTGTGGCCACCTTTGGTGGGAATACCCCAGTCACTTGGAACAGGAACTCCCCCTTCTCGTTATAAACCTTTGAGAACACTCCGTCGTACTCCACATACCCTCCAGGGGAATCGTCAGGATACTCGAGGATAAACCTTACCTTTTTGACCTTCTCCACTACTTAAATCCCTGGACTAGGAAGGGTATTAAGCTTTATCCTCAACGAACAGAACGAGCATATCTCCCTGTCCTTATTTGTAGGCCTCCCGCAGATCTTGCACCTCCCCAAGGTCTCCTTCGGGACGTCCTCTATGCGGGGCCTTATCTTCTCCTCGAAGTTTCTCACTAGGCTTGCCATGAAGCCTGGAACCTTGTCCTCCAGCTCCTCCAGGGTCCTCCTGATCGCGTCTGAGCTAGCTCCTCCCACCCTGAACGTGTGGGGACAGGAGTCGTAGAGGAACGGAATCCCCTTAAGCAGGGCGTACGTCATTACCTCCTTTTCAGGGGTGAGGAACAGGGGCTTTACCTTCTTTACGTAACCGTTCTCAGCTGGGGACACGGGCCTTAGCCTAGCCAAGCTGAGGACGTCACCGTTGAAGTACCCCGTTATCACGTACTGAGCTACGTCGTTCAAGTTGTGGCCAGTTGCTAGAGTGTCAGCTCCCTCCTCCTCTGCCACGACCTCTAGTACGTACCTTTTAGTCAACCCACAAGTGCTGCACACTGGCCTCCTTATCTTTACCTTGGCTTCATCTATGGTAAAGCCGTACTCTTCCTTGAGCCTCACCACCTTGTACTTCACGCCCAAGGCCTCGTAATTCTTCACGGCGAACTCCGTGCTCGACTGCGAATACTTCTTCCCCATGTCTATGCCTAGGTCTATGGTAATGCCTACGAGCTCGAAGCCCTCCTCTTGGGAGAGAGCGTGGAGCAAGTGGAGGAGGGTTGTGCTGTCCTTACCGCCGGACACTGCTACTGCTACCTTCTTGCTCCCCTCGAACATCTTGTAGTCCTTCACGACCTTTTTAAACCTCCTCTCTAACCACTCGATAAAGTGTTCCCTGCATAAGTAGAGCCCTGCGTACGGTATCTTTATTACTGCAGTGTTATCGCACTTTGTACATTTCACAGTAAAGATATATATAGCGAACAATAAAGACTTTTTTATGCAAATTTTAGCGGAGCTTCACCCTAAGGCTAACAGGGAGAAACTGCTCAGGGAACTGGACGTGATGTCCTCCTTTGACGGCTACGACATACCGGACTCTCCCCTAGGCCTACCCTCAGTGTTGCCTTCAACGGTGGCCGTGCTGATAAGGGAGAGGCTAGGAGAGGGGAAGAGACTCATCGTCAACCAGAGGCTCTACGACGTAAACGAGCTCTTTGTGTACTCCTTGAGCTACTCCGCAAAGGCTTTCAACTTCGAGATAGCCTACACGAAGGGCGACAAGCCAAAGGTGGGAAGGGAGATTGGCTACTTGTCATCAGAAGAGGGAGTCAACATATCCAAGTCCTTGGGCGTTAGGGCTGGGATGATGCTCAGCTTGAGGAAGAGCAGAGAGGAAGTGATGGCTAGGCTGGAGTCCAATGCCGACTTCTTCTTGGGCCTCTACTTCTCAGGGGTCGACGCGTTGAAGGGGCTAAAGAGGAACGTCATACCCTACCTAATAGTGATGACGGAGAAGAACAAGGACTTCCTCTCTTCCTTGACCCAGCCTACCTTTAAGGAGGAGGACGTCCCCTCCGTCCTCTCCTCGCTGGAGAGCTACGTTGACGCCGTCCTCTTGTCCTCCCCTGGAGACCTGGACTTCTTCCGGAGGTTCTCCAGGAAAGCTTAATATCCAGCGAAGAGAGTTCCGTGGCATGTTTGAAAATTTAAGCGAAGAATTGAAGAGAGCTTTGAGGGAAGTAGGTTACGAGAGGCCTACAAAGGTACAGGAAGTTGCCATACCTCCTTTCCTTTCAGGGGAGAGCGTGGTAGTCCAAGCCAAAACGGGCTCCGGGAAGACCGCCTCGTTCATGATTCCTATCTTGGAGAGGGGGGAGAGGGCGTTAGTCCTTACCCCTACCAGGGAGCTCGCCTCTCAAGTTCTCGCGGAAGGCAAGAGGCTCGGAAAGTACAAGGGTAAGACCTTTGGCCTCATCATAGGTGGTGTAGGTTACGAAAGGCAGGAGAGGGAAGCCAACAGCGACATAGTGGTCGGCACTCCAGGGAGAATCCTCGACCTCTGGGGCAAGGGAGTCCTAGACCTGAACTTCCCCGTTGCTGTAGTTGACGAGGTCGACAGGATGTTCGACATGGGCTTCCAGGACGACGTGAGGATGATACTTTCCCACACTCACGCGAGGCTGTTCGGCTTCTTCTCGGCAACTGTGCCGAGGGAAGTGGAGGAACTGGCCTACCAGTTCGCCCCTAATGCCAAGCTGTTGAAGGTAGACGAGTACAAGCCGGTGGAGATAGAGCACAAGTTCCTCCTTGTAAGGGGTTGGATGGATAAGGTGGAGAAGACCAAAGAGCTAATAGAGGGAAAAGCCATCGTGTTCGTTAACACGAAGGCAAAAGTAGAGGAAGTGGCAGAGGAGCTCGCTGACGAGTTCAAGGTTTCCTACATCCACGGCGACCTACCGCAGTCTGCGAGAAACAGGAACTTGACGAAGTTCAGGAGGAACGAGGCAGAGGTACTTGTAGCTACTGACGTAGTCGCTAGGGGGATTGACGTGATTGACGTGGACGAGGTGGTAAACTTCGATACCCCAAGGGACGTCGAGACCTACATACACAGGGTAGGAAGGGCAGGGAGAATGGGAAGAAAGGGGCTAGCGGTGACGCTCTACACGAGGAAGGAGGAACAGCTCGTTAGGAGGATTAGGACCCTCGTCACCCCTCAACTAACGTAATCAAAGCTTTTTATGTGGTTTTCCGAGCTTTCTATTATGATAAGGGACTCCATACTTGCGTTACTATACGGCAGGGGAGAGATGTCAAAGGAGGAAATAGCACAAGTCCTTAGGCAGGATGTCGACGAGGTAGAGGTTAACTTGAAGGGCCTAGAAAGGGAAGGGCTAGTGACGGAGAAGGAGAAAGGGATCATCTTCAAGAAGAAGGTATATGCGCTTACCCCGACTGGACTTGAGGAGGCCAAGAAGGCTAAACAAGACTTAGAGGAAAAGGCCAACATGCTCGTCCAAGCAATCCAGAACGGAGACTACGATACGTTACAGGAGTACTCCGACGACTTGTACTTGCTCGTCGCGCTGTCGCTAGTGGACGCAATACTGTTACAGGACTTAGCGTTTTTAGATCTCTTCTGGATGTAAA
The sequence above is drawn from the Candidatus Aramenus sp. CH1 genome and encodes:
- a CDS encoding DEAD/DEAH box helicase, producing MFENLSEELKRALREVGYERPTKVQEVAIPPFLSGESVVVQAKTGSGKTASFMIPILERGERALVLTPTRELASQVLAEGKRLGKYKGKTFGLIIGGVGYERQEREANSDIVVGTPGRILDLWGKGVLDLNFPVAVVDEVDRMFDMGFQDDVRMILSHTHARLFGFFSATVPREVEELAYQFAPNAKLLKVDEYKPVEIEHKFLLVRGWMDKVEKTKELIEGKAIVFVNTKAKVEEVAEELADEFKVSYIHGDLPQSARNRNLTKFRRNEAEVLVATDVVARGIDVIDVDEVVNFDTPRDVETYIHRVGRAGRMGRKGLAVTLYTRKEEQLVRRIRTLVTPQLT
- a CDS encoding transposase, which gives rise to MKDSLVVHGLRREIQVEKPKGDRIASIDLGVNALATVVVENVLFSFIGVP
- a CDS encoding acetate--CoA ligase family protein, producing MSLNYLFRPSSIAVVGASRNREKIGNIITRNLLASFRGKIYPVNNKAEKVENLQAYKSLKEIPGDVDLAIISVPRDYVVQVMEDAVEKQVKAAIVITAGFKEVGEEGAKLEEQLVSIAKKGGIRFLGPNTMGIISPDYNGTFAYANITRGNIALVVQSGGVGAYMLDWAQRTRTGISFLVSMGNQADVKEYEVIEYLSRDPETRAIFVYLEGVSDGEKFLDVLPEATQRKPVIFIKGGATSKGAEAVKTHTGSLAGSYEVFRAAIRTVGGIFVEDLGDFLNLSRLVTSSEPINEDVLVITNSGGHGVLTSDAIVRNNLSMVELPERIKDELRKVLPPTSLPKNPLDLSGDAGRDRYMEALKIVQDLDCTKLVIVQSLPVVSDSEVAKVLLNFKGKGIVAVTMGVDEDSAMRILESASIPAFNMPENAIKAIRYYTTKPIVRKKIRVAQPINSALELVKGKQYLRDYEALQLMEIYGIRTPKWGIAQSEEEAQRIADNIGYPVVMKISADTPVHKTEMKGVVMNVEKEQAKQVYKELSKITKRVLIQEQLTGLEVFVGGIKDPVFGHSVVVGSGGIYVEVLKNVGHAIAPVYEDEALEILKESKVHDMLTARKRNYDEGSLIRTIVSVSRLIVDLNVKEMDINPLIVNERGAFAVDVRIVF
- the priX gene encoding DNA primase noncatalytic subunit PriX, which produces MEKVKKVRFILEYPDDSPGGYVEYDGVFSKVYNEKGEFLFQVTGVFPPKVATKDYSWIEKVLERGLQDGRKRFILYVASRYLVNVKKYDEDTVIEKMKEFYYKNGTGKVYDAWLRSVVRGVKEKRLYPPSLRALQERDKELFEEINKVLKNG
- a CDS encoding MarR family transcriptional regulator is translated as MIRDSILALLYGRGEMSKEEIAQVLRQDVDEVEVNLKGLEREGLVTEKEKGIIFKKKVYALTPTGLEEAKKAKQDLEEKANMLVQAIQNGDYDTLQEYSDDLYLLVALSLVDAILLQDLAFLDLFWM
- a CDS encoding pyridoxal-phosphate dependent enzyme, with amino-acid sequence MFREVCMRCGKEREGLEVRCKRCGGPFKVEVEFPFSSDLRRNFPYIKEWVTLGEFNTPTIRWGDIALKMDFLNPTGSYKDRGSVTLISYLKQKGVKSISEDSSGNAGASIAAYGAAAGMEVNIYVPKNAKAGKLKQIESYGAKVVRIEGTREDVARAAETSSHYYASHVLQPQFRDGIRSLAYEIARDLGSVKTVYLPTSAGTLLLGVYEGFKHMVESGVMREVPKLVAVQTEQVMPLCAKVKGLNYVPPKEVTSLADALVSTNPFLLREMEEVVRKYGDCVVVTEDEIASAWKELARRGVLVEYSSATTLAAYMKDMGKDSVLVLTGSGLKVL
- a CDS encoding transposase, with the translated sequence MKSNYFYFEKKIAELDKLKSETEKVQEQEAVEEVLRERERIFSRLYRRLLHYYRTLASHLAKSLWDLGVSTVYLGCPYFIPRIRVTSSLQIWSFRKLAH
- a CDS encoding TIGR00269 family protein, translated to MKCTKCDNTAVIKIPYAGLYLCREHFIEWLERRFKKVVKDYKMFEGSKKVAVAVSGGKDSTTLLHLLHALSQEEGFELVGITIDLGIDMGKKYSQSSTEFAVKNYEALGVKYKVVRLKEEYGFTIDEAKVKIRRPVCSTCGLTKRYVLEVVAEEEGADTLATGHNLNDVAQYVITGYFNGDVLSLARLRPVSPAENGYVKKVKPLFLTPEKEVMTYALLKGIPFLYDSCPHTFRVGGASSDAIRRTLEELEDKVPGFMASLVRNFEEKIRPRIEDVPKETLGRCKICGRPTNKDREICSFCSLRIKLNTLPSPGI
- a CDS encoding transposase, translated to MVFSQVGALANKLHEYGIKTYLVIEYNTSRFCAYHNANVTRRPRGVVNCPLGHKLHSEVNGALNIVKLGVKKIVNALKKPFSFLFTSRSISLKGE